A window of the Salipiger sp. H15 genome harbors these coding sequences:
- a CDS encoding Mu transposase C-terminal domain-containing protein, producing MEDGNKTRWYLTAAICTTTRCILAMKFSRAESSRSAVQAIDMIVRDKGLWTDAVGTLTPWSMSGTPELIVTDAGSGFTDFDTRAAATDLGINIIAGPAGMPEFRGTMERMFGTLASSFISRFTGRTFSNTVVKGDYDSDARAALTSEELSEALVRWVVDVYHRRPHAGLGGETPLNCWNRLVEKYGVAPMPCLERRRMALGTRMKYTVTKKGISILGIRYHSEALAHWFMHARKTEVRVRWYSDDLGAIAVELDGRWVEIPSVLACYRGRCAQTWLMAEREIRASRAAEAKVGEEIIAKTMNHIVAMNGNAMTRQKLFVPDYSAERLQSLNEKMLIGFEIEDSPRDPIVPSGDDGLGMDLPTGHPRSARSSAAGTDSTEEAAAYGLPNPDDDWSIEDK from the coding sequence TTGGAAGACGGCAACAAGACTCGCTGGTATCTGACTGCAGCCATCTGCACCACGACCCGGTGCATTCTGGCCATGAAGTTTTCCCGCGCTGAAAGTTCAAGGAGCGCTGTTCAAGCGATTGATATGATCGTGCGGGACAAAGGGCTTTGGACCGATGCCGTCGGCACCCTGACGCCGTGGAGCATGTCGGGAACGCCCGAACTCATCGTCACCGATGCCGGATCCGGGTTCACCGATTTCGACACCCGTGCCGCGGCCACCGATCTGGGCATCAACATCATTGCCGGCCCCGCTGGCATGCCCGAGTTCCGCGGCACCATGGAACGGATGTTCGGCACCTTGGCCAGCAGTTTCATCTCGCGTTTCACGGGCCGGACCTTCAGCAACACCGTGGTAAAGGGCGACTACGACTCCGATGCGCGCGCAGCGCTGACTTCTGAAGAGCTCAGCGAGGCCTTGGTGCGCTGGGTGGTGGACGTCTATCACCGCCGCCCGCACGCCGGACTTGGTGGGGAAACGCCTCTGAATTGCTGGAACCGGCTGGTCGAGAAGTACGGCGTCGCCCCGATGCCTTGCCTGGAGCGTCGCCGCATGGCGCTGGGAACACGGATGAAATACACAGTGACGAAGAAGGGCATCTCCATTCTGGGCATTCGATATCATTCCGAGGCGCTCGCACATTGGTTCATGCATGCCCGAAAGACCGAGGTCCGCGTGCGCTGGTACTCCGACGATCTCGGTGCGATCGCCGTGGAACTGGACGGCAGGTGGGTCGAGATCCCCTCGGTGCTGGCTTGTTATCGGGGTCGGTGCGCGCAGACATGGCTCATGGCGGAGCGCGAAATCCGTGCATCGCGGGCGGCAGAGGCCAAGGTCGGCGAGGAGATCATCGCCAAGACCATGAATCACATCGTGGCGATGAATGGCAACGCGATGACCCGTCAGAAACTGTTCGTGCCGGACTACTCGGCGGAGCGACTCCAGTCGCTCAATGAAAAAATGCTGATCGGGTTCGAGATCGAGGACTCCCCGCGCGACCCCATCGTGCCGTCCGGCGACGATGGCTTGGGCATGGATTTGCCCACCGGCCACCCGCGCTCCGCACGCTCTTCGGCTGCCGGAACCGACTCCACGGAGGAGGCCGCTGCCTACGGCCTGCCCAACCCGGACGATGATTGGTCCATCGAGGACAAGTAG
- a CDS encoding IS3 family transposase (programmed frameshift) — MRKSRFSEEQIIGILKEHQAGMGAKELCRKHGVSDGTFYKWRSKYGGMEVSEARRLKALEAENAKLKKMLAEQMLDVATLKEMPGKKLLKPGARRRAVDWAMKEKNYNQRRACALAGIDPRVYRRGSTRPADIKLRERLKELSGERRRFGYRRLHLLLGREGWQVNWKKLYRIYREEGLTVRKRGGRKRAIGTRAPMAIPQGPNQRWSQDFVSDSLSDGRRFRVLCVIDDYSRECLATVVDTSLSGLRVGRELDSIARVRGYPCMVVSDNGTELTSNAILSWQEDRKVEWHYIAPGKPMQNGFVESFNGRLRDECLNEHLFANLRHARELISAWRDDYNHHRPHTSLDGLTPWEYHQRSVKDQTLNRAN; from the exons ATGCGGAAAAGCCGTTTCAGCGAAGAGCAGATCATTGGCATCCTGAAGGAGCACCAAGCCGGCATGGGAGCCAAGGAGCTGTGCCGGAAGCACGGCGTCAGCGATGGCACATTTTACAAGTGGCGCTCGAAGTATGGGGGCATGGAAGTGTCGGAGGCCAGACGGCTGAAGGCGCTTGAGGCCGAGAACGCGAAGCTGAAGAAGATGCTGGCGGAGCAGATGCTCGATGTCGCCACGCTCAAGGAGATGC CTGGGAAAAAACTTCTGAAGCCCGGTGCAAGGCGGCGAGCTGTGGACTGGGCCATGAAAGAGAAGAACTACAACCAGCGGCGGGCTTGTGCATTGGCCGGGATCGACCCGCGTGTCTATCGGCGTGGATCAACCAGGCCTGCAGACATCAAGTTGCGAGAGAGGTTGAAGGAGCTGTCCGGCGAACGGCGGCGCTTCGGCTATCGGCGACTGCACCTCCTGCTGGGCCGAGAAGGCTGGCAGGTGAACTGGAAGAAGCTCTATCGGATCTACCGTGAAGAAGGCCTGACAGTGCGCAAGCGCGGCGGTCGCAAGCGCGCGATCGGAACGAGGGCGCCGATGGCGATCCCGCAGGGGCCGAACCAGCGATGGTCCCAGGACTTCGTCTCGGACAGCCTGTCGGATGGGCGCCGGTTCCGTGTGCTGTGCGTCATCGACGACTACAGCCGGGAATGCCTGGCAACGGTCGTGGACACCTCGCTGTCTGGGCTGCGCGTTGGCCGTGAGCTCGACAGCATCGCTCGGGTGCGCGGCTATCCATGCATGGTGGTCAGCGACAACGGCACGGAGCTGACCTCTAATGCCATTCTGAGTTGGCAGGAAGACCGGAAGGTCGAGTGGCACTACATCGCGCCTGGGAAGCCCATGCAGAACGGCTTCGTCGAGAGCTTCAACGGCCGCCTGCGAGACGAGTGCCTCAACGAGCACCTGTTCGCAAACCTGCGCCACGCCCGGGAGCTGATCTCGGCCTGGCGCGACGACTACAATCACCACCGCCCCCACACGAGCCTCGACGGGCTCACCCCGTGGGAGTATCACCAACGGTCAGTAAAGGACCAAACCCTGAACAGAGCGAACTAA